A genomic region of Antennarius striatus isolate MH-2024 chromosome 2, ASM4005453v1, whole genome shotgun sequence contains the following coding sequences:
- the cxxc1a gene encoding CXXC-type zinc finger protein 1a isoform X2, with amino-acid sequence MSEEGPGAEEGLEEEQETGGGAGGDKGGGGASVAMETPSGPVYCICRRPDINCFMIGCDSCAEWFHGDCIGVSERAAKAIRVWYCLSCRDRDPALEIKYRLKKMKEEKEERESEPERDDRFDGDDRSSPQPRIDRRRASQIKRSARMCGECDACLRTEDCAQCDFCKDMKKFGGPNKIRQKCRLRQCEVRARKMLRVKEEELNYSGPRGRSLSRKGLGHHTDDDDDDDEDAFSESELELYEQYKAAGYRDLVWHSEDEDAHIDSMRKKAVKVKHVKRREKKTEKKKSVSCLKEEPKPRRHKAKQRHRERVRHSERGEGGAKEVGGALRQCLGPGCVQPARANSKYCSEDCGMKLAANRIYEILPQRIQQWQQSPCVAEEMGRRQLERIRKEQQASRLRLTMMEKRFHELEGIIANAKQQQVQQDEEVTEGDGDDTDLQIFCVSCSHPVNPKVALRHMERCYAKYESQTSFGSMYPTRIEGATRLFCDVYNTQSKTYCKRLQVLCPEHSRDPKVPADEVCGCPLVKDVFEPTGEFCRVSKRKCNKHYCWEKLRRAEVDLERVRVWYKLDELFEQERNLRMAMTNRAGLLALMLHQTIQHDPITTDLRSVKDR; translated from the exons ATG TCTGAGGAGGGTCCAGGAGCAGAAGAAGGTcttgaggaggagcaggagacaggaggaggagcaggaggtgaCAAAGGAGGCGGAGGAGCTTCAGTTGCTATGGAAACTCCCAGTGGTCCAGTTTATTGCATCTGCAGGAGACCAGACATCAACTGTTTCATGAT aGGGTGCGACAGCTGCGCCGAGTGGTTTCATGGCGACTGCATCGGCGTGTCGGAGAGAGCAGCTAAAGCCATCAGAGTCTGGTACTGTCTGTCCTGTAGAG ACAGAGACCCGGCTCTGGAGATTAAATATCgtctaaagaaaatgaaagaggagaaggaggagagggagtcAGAGCCAGAGAGGGACGACAGGTTTGACGGCGATGACAGGTCCTCACCGCAACCTAGGATTGACAGGAGGCGGGCCTCACAG ATCAAGCGTTCGGCGAGGATGTGTGGCGAGTGCGACGCCTGCCTCCGGACGGAGGACTGCGCTCAGTGCGACTTCTGTAAAGACATGAAGAAGTTTGGAGGTCCGAACAAAATTCGACAGAAGTGCCGCCTGAGGCAGTGTGAGGTCCGGGCCCGG AAGATGCTTCGCGTCAAAGAAGAAGAGTTGAACTATAGCGGCCCTCGGGGGCGGAGCCTTTCCAGAAAAGGGTTGGGCCAtcacactgatgatgatgacgacgatgacgaGGATGCATTCAGTGAGAGTGAACTGGAGCTCTATGAGCAATACAAAGCCGCCGGATACAGAGACCTG gtGTGGCACAGTGAAGATGAGGATGCCCACATAGATTCTATGAGAAAGAAGGCTGTGAAGGTGAAACACGTCAAACGACGAGAGAAGAAGACCGAGAAGAAG AAGTCTGTGTCCTGTTTGAAGGAGGAGCCAAAGCCCCGGCGCCACAAAGCGAAGCAGCGTCACAGGGAACGCGTGCGGCACAGTGAGCGAGGAGAGGGCGGGGCCaaggaggtgggcggggctctgaGGCAGTGTTTGGGTCCAGGATGTGTCCAACCAGCGAGGGCCAACTCCAAGTATTGCTCAGAGGACTGCGGCATGAAGCTGGCCGCTAA TCGCATCTACGAGATCCTCCCGCAGAGGATTCAGCAGTGGCAGCAGAGTCCGTGCGTTGCCGAGGAGATGGGGCGGAGACAGTTGGAGCGAATCAGGAAGGAGCAGCAGGCGTCAAGGCTCCGCCTCACCATGATGGAGAAGCGTTTCCACGAGCTTGAAGGCATCATCGCCAATGCCAAGCAGCAGCAGGTCCAACAGGACGAGGAG gTGACCGAAGGCGACGGCGACGACACAGACCTTCAGATCTTCTGTGTGTCCTGCAGTCACCCAGTGAACCCCAAGGTGGCCCTGAGGCACATGGAGAGATGCTATGCTAAG TACGAGAGTCAGACGTCATTTGGTTCAATGTACCCAACACGAATAGAGGG aGCGACCCGGTTGTTCTGTGATGTGTACAACACACAGAGTAAGACGTACTGCAAGAGGCTGCAGGTTTTGTGTCCGGAGCACTCCAGAGACCCAAAG GTGCCGGCAGACGAAGTGTGTGGTTGTCCTCTAGTGAAGGACGTCTTTGAACCGACGGGAGAGTTCTGTCGGGTCTCCAAGAGGAAGTGTAACAAACACTACTGCTGGGAAAAGCTGCGGCGCGCCGAGGTCGACTTGGAGCGAGTCCGAGTG tGGTACAAACTGGACGAGCTGTTCGAGCAGGAGAGGAATCTGAGGATGGCCATGACCAACCGAGCTGGTTTATTGGCTCTGATGCTGCACCAGACCATCCAGCACGACCCAATCACAACTGACCTGCGCTCCGTCAAGGACCGGtag
- the tfe3a gene encoding transcription factor E3a isoform X1 has protein sequence MSTASPDLPQSGAEPAGVLQPQTVFVILDSSETLNLVRVESGIVADIEVDSLLPTDCDAFYEIKSQPISVSASAASSSSSSLSSSVPSAMTSRVLMRQDLMRQQALEEVQKEAQQQVLRSTDSSSPISVSVSSSSCRPPAQVPVEVLKVQTHLENPTRYHIQQAQKQQLLKYLSTKSANQESSVPTSGHSPKVGSTPKLQPEEMEENIIDDIISLESDSDKFLMLMDSELQLARTLILCSDWPFQLPVSGDMLDVYSSREMATPTIGVSNSCPADLQAVKRELSDVETKALIKERQKKDNHNLIERRRRFNINDRIKELGDLIPKSTETEMRWNKGTILKASVDYIRKLQKEQQRIREMEERQRRLENTNNSLLLRIQELELQARIHTSPLPPSTSSSSPSLDPQALLSPTLPHPFSSSSSSLGLDALSFVELDDPQGASGSVFTPDLMSDVELSGLHGFRDILMEEDGGGAMSDPLLSCQASKTSSRRSSFSMDEDF, from the exons GGTGGAGTCTGGAATCGTCGCCGACATCGAGGTTGACAGTTTGCTGCCGACGGACTGCGACGCCTTCTACGAGATCAAgagtcagccaatcagcgtGAG TGCATcagcagcttcctcctcctcctcctcgttgtcGTCGTCAGTGCCGTCAGCCATGACGTCCAG gGTTTTGATGCGTCAGGATTTGATGCGTCAGCAGGCTTTGGAGGAGGTGCAGAAGGAGGCACAGCAGCAAGTCCTACGCTCGACTGACTCGTCCTCCCCgatctctgtgtctgtgtcctcctcctcctgtcggcCTCCTGCTCAGGTCCCTGTGGAGGTGCTCAAG GTGCAAACTCACCTGGAGAATCCAACCAGGTATCACATCCAGCAGGCTCAGAAGCAGCAGCTGCTAAAATACCTCTCCACCAAGTCAGCCAACCAGGAGTCATCTGTACCAACCTCAGGCCATTCCCCCAAAGTAGGCTCCACCCCCAAGCTGCAGCCTGAAGAg ATGGAAGAAAAcatcattgatgacatcatcagcctggAATCTGACAGTGACAAGTTTCTGATGCTGATGGACTCTGAACTGCAGCTCGCCAGAACG CTTAttctgtgctctgattggccaTTCCAGTTGCCGGTGTCGGGGGACATGCTGGACGTGTATAGCAGCAGAGAGATGGCCACACCCACCATTGGCGTTAGCAACAGCTGTCCAGCCGACCTGCAAGCTGTGAAAAGAGAGCTGAGTG ATGTGGAGACCAAAGCGCTGAtcaaagagagacagaagaaagacaacCACAATCTCA ttgagaggaggaggaggttcaaCATCAATGACCGCATCAAAGAACTGGGAGATCTCATCCCCAAAAGCACTGAAAC GGAGATGAGATGGAACAAAGGAACCATCCTGAAGGCTTCGGTCGATTACATCCGCAAACTGCAGAAAGAGCAGCAGAGAATccgagagatggaggagagacagaggaggctGGAGAACACCAACAACTCACTGCTGCTGCGCATccag GAGTTGGAGCTTCAGGCCCGCATCCACACCTCCCCACTTCCACCCTCtacgtcctcctcctctccttctctggaCCCCCAAGCCCTGCTCTCCCCTACACTGCCTCaccccttctcttcctcctcctcctcactgggTCTAGACGCCCTGAGTTTTGTGGAGCTGGATGACCCTCAGGGAGCCTCAGGGAGTGTCTTCACCCCGGACCTAATGTCTGACGTAGAGCTGAGCGGCCTCCACGGGTTCAGAGACATCTTGATGGAGGAGGACGGAGGAGGCGCCATGTCCGACCCCCTGTTGTCCTGTCAAGCCTCAAAgaccagcagcaggaggagcagcttTAGCATGGACGAAGActtctga
- the tfe3a gene encoding transcription factor E3a isoform X2: MSTASPDLPQSGAEPAGVLQPQTVFVILDSSETLNLVRVESGIVADIEVDSLLPTDCDAFYEIKSQPISVSASAASSSSSSLSSSVPSAMTSRVLMRQDLMRQQALEEVQKEAQQQVLRSTDSSSPISVSVSSSSCRPPAQVPVEVLKVQTHLENPTRYHIQQAQKQQLLKYLSTKSANQESSVPTSGHSPKVGSTPKLQPEEMEENIIDDIISLESDSDKFLMLMDSELQLARTLPVSGDMLDVYSSREMATPTIGVSNSCPADLQAVKRELSDVETKALIKERQKKDNHNLIERRRRFNINDRIKELGDLIPKSTETEMRWNKGTILKASVDYIRKLQKEQQRIREMEERQRRLENTNNSLLLRIQELELQARIHTSPLPPSTSSSSPSLDPQALLSPTLPHPFSSSSSSLGLDALSFVELDDPQGASGSVFTPDLMSDVELSGLHGFRDILMEEDGGGAMSDPLLSCQASKTSSRRSSFSMDEDF; the protein is encoded by the exons GGTGGAGTCTGGAATCGTCGCCGACATCGAGGTTGACAGTTTGCTGCCGACGGACTGCGACGCCTTCTACGAGATCAAgagtcagccaatcagcgtGAG TGCATcagcagcttcctcctcctcctcctcgttgtcGTCGTCAGTGCCGTCAGCCATGACGTCCAG gGTTTTGATGCGTCAGGATTTGATGCGTCAGCAGGCTTTGGAGGAGGTGCAGAAGGAGGCACAGCAGCAAGTCCTACGCTCGACTGACTCGTCCTCCCCgatctctgtgtctgtgtcctcctcctcctgtcggcCTCCTGCTCAGGTCCCTGTGGAGGTGCTCAAG GTGCAAACTCACCTGGAGAATCCAACCAGGTATCACATCCAGCAGGCTCAGAAGCAGCAGCTGCTAAAATACCTCTCCACCAAGTCAGCCAACCAGGAGTCATCTGTACCAACCTCAGGCCATTCCCCCAAAGTAGGCTCCACCCCCAAGCTGCAGCCTGAAGAg ATGGAAGAAAAcatcattgatgacatcatcagcctggAATCTGACAGTGACAAGTTTCTGATGCTGATGGACTCTGAACTGCAGCTCGCCAGAACG TTGCCGGTGTCGGGGGACATGCTGGACGTGTATAGCAGCAGAGAGATGGCCACACCCACCATTGGCGTTAGCAACAGCTGTCCAGCCGACCTGCAAGCTGTGAAAAGAGAGCTGAGTG ATGTGGAGACCAAAGCGCTGAtcaaagagagacagaagaaagacaacCACAATCTCA ttgagaggaggaggaggttcaaCATCAATGACCGCATCAAAGAACTGGGAGATCTCATCCCCAAAAGCACTGAAAC GGAGATGAGATGGAACAAAGGAACCATCCTGAAGGCTTCGGTCGATTACATCCGCAAACTGCAGAAAGAGCAGCAGAGAATccgagagatggaggagagacagaggaggctGGAGAACACCAACAACTCACTGCTGCTGCGCATccag GAGTTGGAGCTTCAGGCCCGCATCCACACCTCCCCACTTCCACCCTCtacgtcctcctcctctccttctctggaCCCCCAAGCCCTGCTCTCCCCTACACTGCCTCaccccttctcttcctcctcctcctcactgggTCTAGACGCCCTGAGTTTTGTGGAGCTGGATGACCCTCAGGGAGCCTCAGGGAGTGTCTTCACCCCGGACCTAATGTCTGACGTAGAGCTGAGCGGCCTCCACGGGTTCAGAGACATCTTGATGGAGGAGGACGGAGGAGGCGCCATGTCCGACCCCCTGTTGTCCTGTCAAGCCTCAAAgaccagcagcaggaggagcagcttTAGCATGGACGAAGActtctga
- the cxxc1a gene encoding CXXC-type zinc finger protein 1a isoform X1 encodes MSEEGPGAEEGLEEEQETGGGAGGDKGGGGASVAMETPSGPVYCICRRPDINCFMIGCDSCAEWFHGDCIGVSERAAKAIRVWYCLSCRDRDPALEIKYRLKKMKEEKEERESEPERDDRFDGDDRSSPQPRIDRRRASQIKRSARMCGECDACLRTEDCAQCDFCKDMKKFGGPNKIRQKCRLRQCEVRARKMLRVKEEELNYSGPRGRSLSRKGLGHHTDDDDDDDEDAFSESELELYEQYKAAGYRDLVWHSEDEDAHIDSMRKKAVKVKHVKRREKKTEKKVRTVLSTLMMSLMMSQMLCSSWQKSVSCLKEEPKPRRHKAKQRHRERVRHSERGEGGAKEVGGALRQCLGPGCVQPARANSKYCSEDCGMKLAANRIYEILPQRIQQWQQSPCVAEEMGRRQLERIRKEQQASRLRLTMMEKRFHELEGIIANAKQQQVQQDEEVTEGDGDDTDLQIFCVSCSHPVNPKVALRHMERCYAKYESQTSFGSMYPTRIEGATRLFCDVYNTQSKTYCKRLQVLCPEHSRDPKVPADEVCGCPLVKDVFEPTGEFCRVSKRKCNKHYCWEKLRRAEVDLERVRVWYKLDELFEQERNLRMAMTNRAGLLALMLHQTIQHDPITTDLRSVKDR; translated from the exons ATG TCTGAGGAGGGTCCAGGAGCAGAAGAAGGTcttgaggaggagcaggagacaggaggaggagcaggaggtgaCAAAGGAGGCGGAGGAGCTTCAGTTGCTATGGAAACTCCCAGTGGTCCAGTTTATTGCATCTGCAGGAGACCAGACATCAACTGTTTCATGAT aGGGTGCGACAGCTGCGCCGAGTGGTTTCATGGCGACTGCATCGGCGTGTCGGAGAGAGCAGCTAAAGCCATCAGAGTCTGGTACTGTCTGTCCTGTAGAG ACAGAGACCCGGCTCTGGAGATTAAATATCgtctaaagaaaatgaaagaggagaaggaggagagggagtcAGAGCCAGAGAGGGACGACAGGTTTGACGGCGATGACAGGTCCTCACCGCAACCTAGGATTGACAGGAGGCGGGCCTCACAG ATCAAGCGTTCGGCGAGGATGTGTGGCGAGTGCGACGCCTGCCTCCGGACGGAGGACTGCGCTCAGTGCGACTTCTGTAAAGACATGAAGAAGTTTGGAGGTCCGAACAAAATTCGACAGAAGTGCCGCCTGAGGCAGTGTGAGGTCCGGGCCCGG AAGATGCTTCGCGTCAAAGAAGAAGAGTTGAACTATAGCGGCCCTCGGGGGCGGAGCCTTTCCAGAAAAGGGTTGGGCCAtcacactgatgatgatgacgacgatgacgaGGATGCATTCAGTGAGAGTGAACTGGAGCTCTATGAGCAATACAAAGCCGCCGGATACAGAGACCTG gtGTGGCACAGTGAAGATGAGGATGCCCACATAGATTCTATGAGAAAGAAGGCTGTGAAGGTGAAACACGTCAAACGACGAGAGAAGAAGACCGAGAAGAAGGTGAGGACGGTTCTGTccacactgatgatgtcactgatgatgtcacaaatgCTCTGTTCCTCCTGGCAGAAGTCTGTGTCCTGTTTGAAGGAGGAGCCAAAGCCCCGGCGCCACAAAGCGAAGCAGCGTCACAGGGAACGCGTGCGGCACAGTGAGCGAGGAGAGGGCGGGGCCaaggaggtgggcggggctctgaGGCAGTGTTTGGGTCCAGGATGTGTCCAACCAGCGAGGGCCAACTCCAAGTATTGCTCAGAGGACTGCGGCATGAAGCTGGCCGCTAA TCGCATCTACGAGATCCTCCCGCAGAGGATTCAGCAGTGGCAGCAGAGTCCGTGCGTTGCCGAGGAGATGGGGCGGAGACAGTTGGAGCGAATCAGGAAGGAGCAGCAGGCGTCAAGGCTCCGCCTCACCATGATGGAGAAGCGTTTCCACGAGCTTGAAGGCATCATCGCCAATGCCAAGCAGCAGCAGGTCCAACAGGACGAGGAG gTGACCGAAGGCGACGGCGACGACACAGACCTTCAGATCTTCTGTGTGTCCTGCAGTCACCCAGTGAACCCCAAGGTGGCCCTGAGGCACATGGAGAGATGCTATGCTAAG TACGAGAGTCAGACGTCATTTGGTTCAATGTACCCAACACGAATAGAGGG aGCGACCCGGTTGTTCTGTGATGTGTACAACACACAGAGTAAGACGTACTGCAAGAGGCTGCAGGTTTTGTGTCCGGAGCACTCCAGAGACCCAAAG GTGCCGGCAGACGAAGTGTGTGGTTGTCCTCTAGTGAAGGACGTCTTTGAACCGACGGGAGAGTTCTGTCGGGTCTCCAAGAGGAAGTGTAACAAACACTACTGCTGGGAAAAGCTGCGGCGCGCCGAGGTCGACTTGGAGCGAGTCCGAGTG tGGTACAAACTGGACGAGCTGTTCGAGCAGGAGAGGAATCTGAGGATGGCCATGACCAACCGAGCTGGTTTATTGGCTCTGATGCTGCACCAGACCATCCAGCACGACCCAATCACAACTGACCTGCGCTCCGTCAAGGACCGGtag